A portion of the Clostridium gelidum genome contains these proteins:
- a CDS encoding ATP-binding protein, with amino-acid sequence MIRRVIKIDEEKCNGCGLCASACHEGAIGMVNGKAKLLRDDYCDGLGDCLPSCATGAITFEEREADEYDEEAVQIHMEKRKMEQKNIEVNKNEKISFGCPGSQAKAINHNKVEIKSAPSTSDVGSQLNQWPVQIKLVPQNAGYLNNANLLIAADCTAYAYGDFHNKFMKNKITLIGCPKLDEGDYAEKLTAILKMNDIKSLTVVRMEVPCCGGIVNAVKNALKASEKMIPWQIVTISTNGEIIE; translated from the coding sequence ATGATAAGAAGAGTTATTAAAATTGATGAAGAAAAGTGTAATGGGTGTGGACTTTGTGCAAGTGCTTGTCATGAAGGTGCAATTGGAATGGTGAATGGGAAAGCAAAGTTATTACGTGATGATTATTGTGATGGACTTGGAGATTGTCTTCCTTCATGTGCAACTGGTGCAATTACTTTTGAAGAACGTGAAGCAGATGAGTATGATGAAGAAGCTGTACAAATTCATATGGAAAAAAGAAAAATGGAACAAAAAAATATAGAGGTAAATAAAAATGAAAAAATATCATTTGGTTGTCCAGGATCACAAGCAAAAGCAATAAATCATAATAAAGTAGAAATTAAAAGTGCTCCTAGTACTAGCGATGTAGGATCACAATTGAATCAATGGCCTGTACAAATTAAACTTGTACCACAAAATGCTGGGTATTTAAACAATGCTAATTTACTTATAGCAGCAGACTGCACTGCTTATGCATATGGTGATTTTCATAATAAATTTATGAAAAACAAAATTACACTTATAGGGTGTCCAAAGCTTGATGAAGGAGATTACGCAGAAAAACTTACAGCAATTTTAAAAATGAATGATATTAAGAGTCTTACAGTAGTAAGAATGGAAGTACCTTGCTGCGGAGGCATCGTAAATGCAGTTAAGAATGCACTTAAGGCAAGTGAAAAGATGATTCCTTGGCAAATAGTAACTATTTCAACTAATGGGGAAATTATTGAGTAA
- the trpS gene encoding tryptophan--tRNA ligase yields MDKKIILTGDRPTGKLHIGHYIGSLKNRVEFQNSGLYESFIMIADQQALTDNARDPEKIKNSLIEVALDYLAVGIDPSKSTIFIQSQIPELNELTMHYLNIVTLSRLERNPTVKAEIKQKNFENSIPAGFLIYPVSQAADITAFKATTVPVGEDQLPMIEQTREIVRSFNSIYGEVLVEPEAIIPKEDTCGRLPGTDGKAKMSKSIGNCIYLSDDADTIKKKVMSMYTDPSHIKVEDPGQIEGNTVFTYLDVFATDKDAVEEMKEHYKRGGLGDMKVKKYLNEVMQAELEPIRNRRIEFEKDIDAIYDMLKDGSDKARAVAANTLREVRTAIGIEYFTKK; encoded by the coding sequence ATGGATAAGAAAATAATATTAACAGGAGATAGACCGACTGGAAAGTTACATATAGGTCACTATATAGGTTCTTTAAAAAATAGAGTAGAATTTCAAAACTCTGGATTGTATGAAAGTTTTATAATGATAGCAGACCAACAAGCTTTAACTGATAATGCAAGAGATCCTGAAAAGATAAAAAATAGCTTGATAGAAGTTGCATTAGATTATTTAGCAGTTGGAATTGATCCGAGCAAATCTACCATATTTATACAATCACAAATACCAGAATTAAATGAACTTACTATGCATTATTTAAATATTGTTACATTATCAAGATTAGAAAGAAATCCAACAGTTAAAGCAGAAATAAAACAGAAGAATTTTGAAAATAGCATTCCAGCTGGATTCCTTATTTATCCAGTTAGCCAAGCAGCAGATATAACAGCATTTAAAGCAACTACAGTTCCAGTTGGAGAAGATCAATTACCAATGATTGAACAAACTAGAGAAATTGTTAGAAGCTTTAATTCTATATATGGAGAAGTTTTAGTAGAGCCAGAAGCAATAATACCTAAAGAAGATACTTGTGGAAGATTACCTGGTACTGATGGGAAAGCTAAAATGAGCAAATCAATAGGAAATTGTATATATTTATCTGACGATGCAGATACAATTAAAAAGAAAGTTATGTCAATGTATACAGATCCGAGTCATATTAAAGTAGAAGATCCAGGACAAATAGAAGGAAATACTGTATTTACTTATTTAGACGTTTTTGCAACTGATAAAGATGCAGTAGAAGAGATGAAAGAACACTACAAACGTGGTGGGCTTGGTGATATGAAGGTTAAAAAATACTTGAATGAAGTAATGCAAGCCGAACTTGAACCAATAAGAAACAGAAGAATAGAATTTGAAAAAGATATTGATGCTATATATGATATGCTAAAAGATGGTAGTGATAAAGCTAGAGCAGTAGCAGCAAATACTTTAAGAGAAGTCCGGACCGCAATAGGCATAGAGTATTTTACAAAAAAATAG
- a CDS encoding Rpn family recombination-promoting nuclease/putative transposase yields the protein MEVHFLELPKLFEIENLSDVDDPTLEGLEFINAQSKEEIEVLAENNDNIKTTYKILKVVSKSKEARRAYEARQAEIMDQMTREKTAEERGIEKGIKKEKIENAKNFLLLGVDIETIAKGTGLSIKDIEMLKIN from the coding sequence TTGGAAGTACATTTTTTAGAACTACCTAAGCTATTTGAAATAGAAAATCTTAGTGATGTAGATGATCCAACTTTAGAGGGGCTTGAATTTATAAATGCTCAGTCAAAGGAGGAGATAGAAGTGTTAGCTGAAAATAATGATAATATAAAAACTACTTACAAGATTTTAAAAGTAGTGAGTAAAAGCAAGGAAGCTAGAAGGGCATACGAAGCAAGACAAGCAGAAATAATGGATCAAATGACTAGAGAAAAAACTGCGGAAGAAAGAGGAATAGAAAAAGGAATAAAAAAAGAAAAAATAGAAAATGCTAAAAACTTTTTGTTATTAGGAGTTGATATAGAAACGATAGCAAAGGGTACTGGATTAAGCATAAAGGACATAGAAATGTTAAAAATAAATTGA
- a CDS encoding AzlD domain-containing protein yields the protein MYVFICVLVMALVSYLPRVIPFTIFKKRIKSIYIQSILSYMPYAVLGAMTFPAIFYSTSNMIFSAFGTGVALLLAYKGQKLLLVAVISVGVIYLLNVFYI from the coding sequence ATGTATGTATTTATATGCGTATTAGTTATGGCACTAGTAAGTTATTTGCCACGAGTAATTCCCTTTACCATATTTAAAAAAAGAATAAAATCAATTTACATACAATCAATCTTGAGTTACATGCCATATGCAGTTTTAGGAGCAATGACCTTCCCTGCTATATTTTATAGTACAAGTAATATGATATTTTCAGCATTCGGCACTGGAGTTGCATTATTGTTAGCTTATAAAGGACAAAAACTCTTACTGGTTGCAGTAATTTCTGTCGGAGTTATCTATTTGTTAAATGTATTCTACATATAA
- a CDS encoding Uma2 family endonuclease — protein MELNAGNMHELKEEWIDNIKYMTSRPRYNHIELQGELYFQIRTYFKKKCSVANEGALFLTKDNPIDIKEDKNKLNELIKSKKAEVAPDVAVYCDKNQIFYRGYIGIPQLVIEVLSPSNSDDDTIAKKNLYEEYGVPEYWIISPMSKKVWIYSLVDARYELKHNCSLNDRFKSIRFDELEIDLSDVELIEEE, from the coding sequence ATGGAATTAAATGCAGGTAACATGCACGAGCTAAAGGAAGAATGGATTGATAATATAAAATACATGACATCAAGACCAAGATACAATCATATAGAATTACAGGGAGAATTATATTTTCAAATAAGAACATATTTTAAAAAGAAGTGTAGTGTCGCAAATGAAGGAGCATTATTTTTAACAAAAGATAATCCTATTGATATTAAAGAAGATAAAAATAAGCTTAATGAATTAATAAAATCAAAAAAAGCAGAAGTGGCTCCAGATGTTGCAGTATATTGTGATAAAAATCAAATCTTCTATAGAGGTTATATTGGAATTCCACAATTAGTTATAGAAGTTTTAAGTCCATCAAATTCAGATGATGATACTATTGCTAAGAAAAATTTATATGAAGAATATGGTGTACCTGAATATTGGATTATTTCACCTATGAGTAAAAAGGTATGGATTTATTCATTAGTAGATGCTAGGTATGAATTAAAGCATAACTGCTCTTTAAATGATAGATTTAAATCTATAAGATTTGATGAGTTAGAAATAGATTTATCAGATGTTGAACTAATAGAAGAAGAATAA
- a CDS encoding Rpn family recombination-promoting nuclease/putative transposase, with product MSPKNDFVFKLLFGDEKNKDLLIELLNAILKMPHDELEEIELINTELLREFSEDRKGILDVRAKTKNGEHIDIEIQVLYTQYMAERTLFYWSKMYNGQIKSGDTYDKLEKCITINIVDFKCIEINKLHTSFHITEDETNQKLTDVLEIHYLELPKLFDDSVPKDEDEPIVQWMMFLQARNKEAFEMLAEKNDKIRKAYNILEVISKDDKARAAYESREAELHDQMTRLKSAKEEGIKEATIKNAKNFLIMGLDVDMVAKGTGLSVEEVQKIKKELN from the coding sequence ATGTCACCTAAGAATGATTTTGTTTTTAAATTATTATTTGGTGATGAAAAGAATAAGGATTTATTGATAGAATTATTAAATGCAATACTTAAAATGCCACATGATGAATTAGAAGAGATAGAACTAATTAATACAGAATTATTAAGAGAGTTTTCAGAAGACCGAAAAGGAATATTAGATGTTAGAGCTAAAACAAAAAATGGTGAACATATAGATATAGAAATTCAAGTTTTATATACACAGTATATGGCAGAGAGAACTTTGTTTTACTGGAGCAAGATGTATAATGGACAGATAAAATCAGGAGATACTTATGATAAACTTGAAAAATGTATAACAATAAATATAGTTGATTTTAAATGTATAGAAATAAATAAACTTCATACAAGTTTTCATATAACAGAGGATGAAACTAATCAAAAATTAACTGATGTGTTAGAAATTCATTATTTAGAACTACCAAAGTTATTTGATGATAGTGTTCCTAAAGATGAAGATGAACCAATTGTTCAATGGATGATGTTTTTACAAGCAAGAAATAAGGAGGCATTTGAGATGTTAGCAGAAAAAAATGATAAAATAAGAAAAGCCTATAATATTCTTGAGGTTATAAGTAAAGATGATAAGGCAAGAGCTGCTTATGAATCAAGAGAAGCAGAGCTTCATGATCAAATGACAAGATTGAAAAGTGCAAAGGAAGAAGGAATTAAAGAAGCAACAATAAAAAATGCTAAGAACTTTTTGATTATGGGATTAGATGTTGATATGGTTGCTAAAGGAACTGGATTAAGTGTTGAGGAAGTTCAGAAAATTAAGAAAGAGTTAAATTAG
- a CDS encoding HI0074 family nucleotidyltransferase substrate-binding subunit, whose translation MNLKKAYDRLVEVSDLYDGKNDIIRDSLIQRFEFTYELTHKTLQEFMKYLGVTLENSFPRTIFKKAYVNNIISDELVWISLLEDRNSTSHIYNENLADEIASRIMNKYVDAIGELVINLEKLK comes from the coding sequence ATGAATCTAAAAAAAGCTTATGATAGACTTGTAGAAGTAAGTGATTTGTATGATGGTAAAAATGATATTATAAGAGATAGTCTTATACAAAGATTTGAATTCACTTATGAGCTTACTCATAAAACCCTTCAAGAATTTATGAAGTATCTAGGGGTAACCCTTGAAAATTCATTTCCGCGCACAATATTTAAAAAAGCTTATGTAAATAATATTATTTCAGATGAGTTAGTTTGGATAAGTTTATTGGAGGATAGAAATTCCACATCACATATTTATAATGAAAATTTGGCAGATGAAATTGCAAGTAGAATAATGAATAAATATGTTGATGCTATCGGGGAATTAGTTATAAATTTAGAAAAGTTAAAATAG
- a CDS encoding DUF3284 domain-containing protein gives MKATGIVNYELDDAFRIFMKNAKKDFPEFNEENPKGCNFMKNIQTGAPKPVECTIEITEYIKNEKYEITTSTSFTKCVSTYMFKGQKDGTTKLIFEENQPYEKFVSYTTIWIQRLMARRTFKAKFNHTVECLNNELKTYFSNIERSKPKNKEVTE, from the coding sequence ATGAAAGCTACGGGTATAGTAAACTATGAGCTAGACGATGCATTTCGTATTTTTATGAAAAATGCAAAAAAGGATTTTCCAGAATTTAATGAAGAAAATCCAAAAGGATGTAATTTCATGAAAAATATACAAACTGGAGCTCCAAAGCCAGTAGAATGTACAATTGAAATAACTGAATATATAAAAAATGAAAAATATGAAATTACAACTTCAACAAGCTTTACAAAATGTGTATCTACATATATGTTTAAGGGTCAAAAAGATGGTACAACTAAATTGATATTTGAAGAAAATCAACCCTATGAAAAGTTTGTATCATATACAACAATATGGATTCAAAGACTTATGGCTAGACGTACATTTAAAGCAAAGTTTAACCATACTGTAGAATGTCTTAACAATGAATTAAAAACGTATTTTAGTAATATTGAGAGAAGTAAACCTAAAAATAAGGAAGTAACTGAATAA
- a CDS encoding nucleotidyltransferase domain-containing protein: MNLEKRIVDEIKDIASKHKYINKVILFGSRARGDNSIKSDIDLAIYADSSIVEFIEDIEMNTNTLLEFDFSDMNVACDKVFIEQIKKEGIVIYEKC; this comes from the coding sequence TTGAATTTAGAAAAGAGAATAGTTGATGAAATAAAAGATATAGCAAGCAAACATAAATATATTAATAAAGTTATTCTTTTTGGGTCACGAGCAAGAGGAGATAATTCAATTAAAAGTGATATTGATTTAGCAATATATGCAGATAGCTCTATAGTAGAATTTATTGAAGATATTGAAATGAATACAAATACTTTATTAGAATTTGATTTTTCAGATATGAATGTTGCATGTGATAAAGTTTTTATAGAGCAGATTAAAAAAGAAGGGATAGTAATTTATGAGAAGTGTTGA
- a CDS encoding universal stress protein translates to MNKRKVLIPIDGTERSMHSLEFVKEIFPKDSVEIIIMNVKELVLINEMIVADEIQFAQELGSEILEAAKEKMKGYTTETFFTFGYPGDEIIKKANEENIGIIVMTKSTKRGLTRMIGSVTTNVVKRAKCIVMIVPNDFTISIK, encoded by the coding sequence ATGAATAAGAGGAAAGTGTTAATACCAATAGATGGAACTGAAAGAAGTATGCATTCTTTAGAGTTCGTAAAAGAGATATTTCCCAAAGACTCGGTGGAAATCATAATAATGAATGTAAAAGAATTGGTATTAATAAATGAAATGATAGTTGCTGATGAAATACAATTTGCTCAAGAATTGGGATCTGAAATATTGGAAGCAGCTAAAGAAAAGATGAAAGGTTATACAACTGAAACATTTTTCACTTTTGGATATCCAGGAGATGAAATTATAAAGAAAGCAAATGAAGAAAATATAGGTATAATAGTTATGACAAAATCAACAAAAAGAGGTTTAACTAGAATGATAGGTTCAGTTACAACAAATGTTGTGAAACGTGCTAAATGCATTGTGATGATAGTTCCAAATGATTTTACAATTAGTATAAAATAA
- a CDS encoding transposase — protein MKNVYHIENGLNKLSDGRVNPTYKTAQVITLVLLGFLLRVKSFNELNLMIKNNEFKELFRSGTQLPLVDAIRDTLKVIDIKGLKQINEYIIKKAIENKVFEDGTIDGYTVVAIDGTKFFGSNKKSCPECLRNKAHCFHSGAVMSIVGVGPKLVIDFENYRPGQDSVSKDEGEQNVAKRLLTNAISVHKKLIDVVVYDALACNSVWINHCVKHDVEVIVRAKNNNNNSIREVKKRVNKSELVEAWTDEKGFEKIEVYESVFTMDKVLEPLRFVKYAMKYPNKKRSQIMIVTTCMNMKLKTLFKIIRGRWDIENSIFNNLKKECGLEHCFVHGGNAVEAVLYLIFIASNIMQLFLFRRLRKQFSTQREIVRLLLKGLYIMKYKFELVFNST, from the coding sequence ATGAAGAATGTTTATCATATTGAAAATGGACTAAATAAATTATCAGATGGAAGAGTTAATCCTACATATAAGACAGCGCAAGTTATAACACTTGTCCTTTTAGGCTTTTTGCTTAGAGTAAAAAGTTTCAATGAATTAAATTTGATGATCAAAAATAATGAATTTAAAGAATTATTTCGTAGTGGTACACAGTTGCCACTGGTTGATGCTATTAGAGATACGCTCAAGGTCATTGATATTAAAGGCTTAAAACAAATAAATGAATATATAATAAAAAAGGCAATAGAAAATAAGGTTTTTGAAGATGGAACAATTGACGGATATACGGTGGTTGCTATAGATGGAACAAAATTCTTTGGAAGTAATAAGAAAAGCTGTCCGGAATGCTTGAGGAATAAAGCTCATTGTTTTCACAGTGGAGCCGTCATGTCAATAGTTGGAGTTGGACCAAAGCTTGTTATTGACTTTGAAAATTATAGGCCTGGACAAGATTCAGTATCAAAGGATGAAGGAGAGCAAAATGTAGCAAAGAGGCTACTTACAAATGCAATAAGTGTTCATAAAAAATTAATTGATGTTGTGGTTTACGATGCTCTTGCCTGTAATTCAGTTTGGATCAATCATTGTGTAAAACATGATGTTGAAGTAATTGTTAGAGCGAAGAATAACAATAATAACAGCATTAGGGAAGTGAAAAAGAGAGTAAATAAGTCAGAGCTGGTTGAAGCTTGGACAGATGAAAAAGGCTTTGAAAAAATTGAAGTATATGAGTCGGTATTTACTATGGACAAGGTATTAGAGCCATTGCGTTTTGTGAAATATGCAATGAAATACCCAAATAAAAAGAGGTCACAAATCATGATTGTAACGACGTGTATGAATATGAAACTTAAGACTTTATTTAAAATAATAAGAGGACGCTGGGATATTGAAAATTCAATTTTTAATAATTTGAAAAAAGAATGTGGCTTAGAACATTGCTTTGTCCATGGTGGTAACGCAGTTGAAGCAGTGCTTTATTTGATATTTATTGCATCAAACATAATGCAGTTATTTTTATTTAGAAGGCTGAGAAAACAATTTTCAACGCAGCGAGAAATTGTAAGGCTTTTATTAAAGGGACTATATATAATGAAGTATAAATTTGAATTGGTTTTTAATAGTACTTAA
- a CDS encoding TIGR04540 family protein codes for MRAVYRNPKELATCLKDIVDAHDDDLISYEKMEDRIMKLVEANKEAIYKEKNMSVKISNILGNKREEIINKVVQSKMKPEA; via the coding sequence ATGAGAGCAGTTTATAGAAACCCAAAAGAATTAGCAACATGTTTAAAGGATATTGTAGATGCACATGATGATGATTTAATTTCATATGAAAAAATGGAAGACAGAATCATGAAACTTGTTGAGGCAAATAAGGAAGCTATTTATAAAGAAAAGAACATGTCTGTAAAGATATCTAACATTCTAGGGAATAAAAGAGAAGAAATTATCAATAAAGTAGTACAAAGTAAAATGAAACCAGAGGCTTAG
- a CDS encoding AzlC family ABC transporter permease, whose amino-acid sequence MTENINCNINKNHHIAFLDEFKDGLKKGLPIGLGYISVSLTFGMMAVSGGVSPLMAVFISFTNVTSAGQFAGIQLIFQTASYFEIALTVFVINIRYMLMSLSLSQKLARTTTLLEKLILAFGVTDETFAVASLEEKPLTAPYMFGLITLPIIGWTFGTFLGAVTSTILPIKLQDALGIALYAMFIALIIPEAKKSKPILLVIFIAVFFSLLFRYVPFLHQISSGFAIIISSLLASAIVAYFCPIKKSKEDV is encoded by the coding sequence TTGACGGAAAATATTAACTGCAATATTAATAAAAATCATCATATTGCTTTTTTAGATGAATTTAAAGATGGGCTTAAGAAAGGATTACCTATAGGACTTGGATATATATCCGTATCTTTAACTTTTGGTATGATGGCTGTAAGCGGAGGCGTTAGTCCTTTAATGGCAGTTTTTATTTCATTTACTAATGTAACATCTGCCGGACAATTTGCAGGTATTCAATTAATTTTTCAAACAGCTTCTTATTTTGAAATAGCTCTAACAGTCTTTGTGATCAATATTAGGTACATGCTCATGTCTTTATCTTTATCACAAAAGCTCGCCAGAACCACGACGTTACTTGAAAAGTTAATATTAGCATTTGGAGTAACTGACGAAACCTTTGCTGTAGCTTCATTAGAAGAAAAACCACTAACTGCACCTTATATGTTTGGATTAATAACTCTTCCAATTATAGGCTGGACATTTGGAACTTTCCTTGGTGCTGTCACTAGTACCATTTTACCAATTAAGCTTCAAGATGCTTTAGGAATCGCATTATATGCTATGTTTATAGCTTTAATAATACCAGAAGCAAAAAAATCAAAGCCCATTTTACTAGTAATTTTTATAGCTGTTTTCTTTAGCTTATTATTTAGATATGTTCCATTTTTACATCAAATATCATCTGGCTTTGCTATAATAATTTCATCACTTTTAGCCTCTGCAATTGTGGCATATTTTTGTCCAATAAAAAAATCAAAGGAGGATGTTTAA